One segment of Carcharodon carcharias isolate sCarCar2 chromosome 16, sCarCar2.pri, whole genome shotgun sequence DNA contains the following:
- the akr1a1b gene encoding aldo-keto reductase family 1 member A1-B isoform X2, whose translation MATPDYVVLHTGQKMPLIGLGTWKNPPGEVKEAVWNALKIGYHHIDCAAVYNNEVNIGEAFKEHVGADKMVKREELFVTSKLWNTKHHPEDVETSCCKSLQDLKLTYLDLYLIHWPHAFERGDDPFPKNPDGTIRYAYTDYKETWKAMEELVKKGLVKAIGLSNFNSRQIDDILSIATIKPAVLQVECHPYLAQNELIAHCQKRGLVVTAYSPLGSSDRQWKDPDEPLLLDDANIKTLADKHGKSAAQIMLRWQVQRGVVAIPKSVNPARIAQNLQVFDFTLTEDEMKRIGNLSRNWRYIVPKIKIDDKFVPRDAQHPHYPFNDPY comes from the exons GTAAAAGAAGCTGTCTGGAATGCTTTGAAGATAGGTTACCATCACATAGACTGTGCTGCAGTATACAACAATGAAGTTAACATTGGAGAGGCCTTTAAGGAGCATGTTGGTGCTGATAAG ATGGTAAAGCGTGAAGAACTTTTTGTGACCTCCAAATTGTGGAACACTAAGCATCATCCTGAAGATGTGGAAACTTCCTGTTGCAAATCACTGCAAGACCTGAAGCTCACTTACCTGGATTTGTACCTGATTCACTGGCCTCATGCTTTTGA ACGAGGTGATGACCCTTTTCCAAAGAATCCTGATGGCACAATACGATATGCTTATACCGATTATAAGGAAACTTGGAAAGCTATGGAGGAGCTAGTGAAAAAGGGCTTGGTGAAAGCCATTGGACTCTCAAATTTCAACAGTCGACAGATAGATGATATACTTTCCATAGCTACTATCAAACCTGCAGTGTTGCAG GTTGAATGTCATCCATATCTTGCCCAGAATGAGCTGATTGCACATTGCCAGAAGCGTGGGTTGGTGGTGACTGCATACAGTCCTCTTGGTTCCTCTGATCGGCAATGGAAAGACCCGGATGAGCCATTGTTACTTGATGATGCAAACATTAAAACACTAGCTGATAAACATGGGAAATCAGCTGCTCAAATTATGCTCAG GTGGCAGGTACAGCGTGGGGTGGTAGCCATTCCCAAGAGTGTCAATCCAGCACGAATTGCACAAAATCTACAG GTGTTTGATTTCACCTTGACTGAAGATGAGATGAAAAGAATTGGAAATCTCAGCAGAAACTGGCGTTACATTGTTCCAAAAATTAAA ATTGACGACAAATTTGTGCCCAGAGATGCACAGCATCCCCATTACCCTTTTAATGATCCATATTAA